One part of the Bacillus sp. FJAT-27916 genome encodes these proteins:
- a CDS encoding aldose epimerase family protein — protein MYQIKQYLDGQYQVYELIDSQSKAWVKAAPERGGIIIGYGTEGTELLYLNNETFQDEKANVRGGIPILFPISGQLEGGKYEWAGTVYKMKNHGFARNMPWEVMETGATNDEAFMTIRLKSNEETKESYPFDFEVIYTYRLQEGKLSIEQEYKNESDVEMPIYPGFHPYFKTAEKNLSYHTDAKTFLDYNDGQVKPVESGLSLEGKKESLALLDAAAKRIDFPLPEVSKSVTLEYGEEFRYVVLWTEAGKEFVCVEPWFAQTDEFNRKDELTYIQPKETLKTVLTISAK, from the coding sequence ATGTATCAAATTAAACAATATCTAGACGGACAATATCAAGTATATGAGTTGATTGATTCCCAATCTAAAGCTTGGGTGAAGGCTGCGCCAGAGCGTGGAGGTATCATTATTGGATATGGCACAGAAGGTACGGAGCTTCTTTATTTGAATAATGAGACCTTCCAGGACGAGAAGGCGAATGTAAGAGGAGGAATTCCGATTCTATTCCCAATCTCCGGTCAGCTAGAGGGCGGAAAATATGAATGGGCTGGTACTGTCTATAAGATGAAGAACCATGGTTTTGCCCGAAATATGCCTTGGGAGGTTATGGAGACAGGCGCAACGAACGATGAGGCTTTCATGACCATCCGCCTGAAAAGCAATGAAGAAACGAAAGAATCGTATCCATTTGATTTCGAGGTCATTTATACATACCGCCTGCAGGAAGGAAAACTTTCTATTGAGCAGGAATACAAGAACGAATCGGATGTGGAAATGCCAATCTATCCTGGTTTCCACCCTTATTTCAAAACAGCAGAAAAGAATCTTTCTTATCATACAGACGCGAAGACCTTCCTTGATTATAATGACGGGCAGGTCAAGCCTGTTGAGAGCGGCCTGAGCCTTGAAGGGAAAAAGGAATCCTTAGCCCTGCTTGATGCAGCTGCAAAAAGAATTGATTTCCCGCTTCCAGAGGTCTCCAAGTCGGTTACACTGGAGTACGGGGAGGAGTTCCGCTATGTGGTCTTATGGACAGAGGCTGGAAAGGAATTTGTTTGTGTGGAGCCTTGGTTTGCTCAAACAGATGAATTCAATCGGAAGGACGAATTAACCTATATTCAGCCAAAAGAGACTTTGAAAACCGTCCTTACGATATCAGCAAAATAA
- a CDS encoding M42 family metallopeptidase, which yields MTKLDETLQMLKELTDVNGIAGNESQPREVMKRMIEPYAESITMDGIGSLIAKKKGDGNGPRIMVAGHLDEVGFMVTRIDEKGFLFFQTIGGWWSQVMLSQRVTVTTSKGEEITGIIGSTPPHVLPLEARKKPADIKDMFIDIGAASREEVMEWGIRPGDMITPYFEFTVMKNEKMLMAKAWDNRIGCAIAIEAMKRLKDEKHPNIFCGVGTVQEEVGLRGAKTAAAAVKPDIAIAVDVGIAVDTPGLSEKHGIAKAGDGPALVLYDASLVAHKGLREFIEGVAEEMNIPYQYDHIPGGGTDAGSFHLAGTGAPSIAITIPTRYIHSNAGILNREDFENTVNLIVELVKRLDREAVDRIKYS from the coding sequence ATGACCAAATTGGATGAAACTCTTCAAATGCTGAAGGAATTGACTGATGTTAATGGCATCGCAGGCAATGAATCACAGCCGAGAGAAGTAATGAAACGCATGATTGAACCGTATGCGGAATCCATCACGATGGATGGGATCGGCTCCTTGATTGCAAAGAAGAAAGGAGATGGAAACGGACCGCGTATCATGGTGGCAGGGCATTTGGATGAGGTCGGCTTCATGGTAACTCGCATTGACGAGAAGGGCTTCCTGTTCTTCCAAACCATTGGCGGCTGGTGGTCACAAGTTATGCTTTCGCAGCGCGTGACTGTTACAACCTCAAAGGGAGAAGAAATCACGGGTATCATTGGTTCGACTCCTCCGCATGTTTTGCCGCTTGAAGCAAGAAAGAAACCAGCAGATATTAAGGATATGTTTATTGATATCGGTGCGGCCAGCCGTGAGGAAGTGATGGAGTGGGGCATCCGCCCAGGTGATATGATTACCCCGTATTTTGAATTCACGGTGATGAAGAATGAGAAGATGCTAATGGCAAAAGCGTGGGACAACCGAATTGGCTGCGCCATCGCCATTGAGGCCATGAAACGTCTGAAGGATGAAAAGCACCCGAATATTTTCTGTGGTGTGGGAACCGTCCAGGAGGAAGTTGGCTTACGTGGAGCGAAAACTGCAGCTGCGGCAGTGAAACCGGATATTGCCATTGCGGTTGATGTCGGCATCGCTGTGGACACCCCGGGATTATCTGAGAAACATGGCATCGCTAAAGCGGGAGACGGTCCAGCACTTGTCTTATATGATGCCAGCTTGGTTGCCCATAAAGGACTGCGTGAATTCATTGAGGGTGTGGCTGAAGAGATGAACATCCCGTACCAATACGATCATATTCCAGGAGGAGGGACGGATGCAGGCTCCTTCCATCTAGCAGGAACAGGCGCTCCTTCCATCGCTATCACAATTCCAACGCGTTATATCCATTCAAACGCAGGAATTCTGAACCGAGAGGATTTCGAGAATACAGTCAACTTGATTGTTGAGCTTGTTAAGCGACTTGATCGTGAAGCCGTTGACAGGATTAAATACAGCTAA
- the sspI gene encoding small acid-soluble spore protein SspI: protein MNLNLRNAIIHNVTGNSQQELEATIVDAIQSGEEKMLPGLGVLFELIWQKASNEEKHEMLELLETALKQ, encoded by the coding sequence ATGAACCTTAATCTGCGCAATGCCATCATTCATAATGTCACCGGCAACTCCCAGCAAGAGCTTGAAGCAACGATTGTCGATGCCATTCAAAGCGGCGAAGAAAAGATGCTCCCAGGACTTGGCGTGTTATTCGAACTGATTTGGCAGAAAGCCTCAAACGAAGAGAAGCACGAGATGCTTGAGTTACTTGAAACAGCCTTAAAACAATAA
- a CDS encoding TrmH family RNA methyltransferase, whose amino-acid sequence MQNARVKQWKKLLGKKERDKSRKFLVEGFHLVEEALKNGLVEDIIIKEGTDLPLKWNVESTDLFTVHNEVFAVLADTDTPQGVIAVCHKPRLELEEGSLETVLLIDRVQDPGNIGTMIRTADAAGFSAVILGDGCADPYSPKVVRSTQGSLFHLPILKGNLVDWTERLQASGVKVFGTALQGAKPYREIGRADRFALLVGNEGSGVSEELLQKTDQNVYIPIYGKSESLNVAVAAGILMYGLKN is encoded by the coding sequence ATGCAGAATGCGCGTGTGAAGCAATGGAAGAAGCTTCTTGGCAAGAAGGAACGCGATAAGAGCCGGAAGTTCCTTGTAGAAGGCTTTCATTTAGTCGAAGAAGCGCTTAAGAACGGCCTTGTGGAGGATATCATCATTAAGGAGGGAACAGATCTTCCGCTGAAATGGAATGTGGAATCGACTGACCTGTTTACCGTACATAATGAGGTATTTGCTGTACTCGCAGACACGGATACACCGCAGGGAGTTATCGCGGTATGCCATAAACCACGCTTAGAGCTTGAGGAAGGAAGCTTGGAAACGGTCCTGCTTATTGACCGCGTACAAGATCCCGGCAATATCGGCACGATGATCCGCACGGCTGATGCAGCCGGCTTTAGTGCCGTTATATTAGGGGATGGCTGTGCTGACCCATACAGTCCGAAGGTTGTCCGTTCTACTCAGGGGAGCCTGTTCCATCTGCCGATTTTAAAAGGAAATTTAGTGGACTGGACGGAGCGGCTGCAAGCAAGCGGTGTAAAAGTATTCGGTACAGCCTTGCAGGGGGCGAAGCCTTACCGGGAGATTGGACGTGCTGACCGTTTTGCCCTCCTCGTCGGGAATGAAGGCAGCGGTGTGAGCGAGGAGCTTCTGCAAAAGACGGATCAGAATGTGTACATCCCGATTTACGGAAAAAGTGAATCCCTAAATGTGGCGGTCGCAGCAGGTATTCTGATGTATGGGCTAAAGAATTAA
- the pheS gene encoding phenylalanine--tRNA ligase subunit alpha produces the protein MQEKLHALQQEALQKVSEAADLKALNDVRVAYLGKKGPITEVLRGMGSLSAEERPKLGALANEVRAAITAAIEEKHAALEEEAVIQQLAAEKIDVTLPGAPFRKGNHHPLTKITEQLEDLFLGMGYTIAEGPEVEQDYYNFEALNLPKSHPARDMQDSFYITDEILMRTHTSPVQARTLEKHEGKGPVKIICPGKVYRRDNDDATHSHQFMQIEGLVVDENITMADLNGTLEVFAKKFFGEDREIRLRPSFFPFTEPSVEMDISCKICGGKGCSVCKGTGWIEILGGGMVHPNVLEMAGFDSSKYTGFAFGMGVERIAMLKYGIDDIRHFYTNDVRFTSQFHCHE, from the coding sequence ATGCAAGAAAAATTACACGCATTGCAGCAGGAAGCTTTGCAAAAAGTCTCTGAAGCAGCTGATTTGAAGGCGTTAAATGATGTCCGTGTTGCTTATCTTGGCAAGAAAGGGCCGATTACGGAAGTATTGAGAGGCATGGGAAGCCTTTCAGCGGAAGAAAGACCGAAGCTTGGCGCACTTGCCAATGAGGTACGTGCGGCAATCACAGCGGCTATTGAGGAGAAACACGCAGCCCTTGAAGAAGAGGCAGTAATCCAGCAGTTAGCGGCAGAGAAGATTGACGTTACCCTTCCAGGTGCTCCTTTCAGAAAAGGAAATCATCACCCGCTCACGAAAATCACAGAGCAGCTTGAGGACTTATTCCTAGGCATGGGTTACACGATTGCCGAAGGTCCGGAAGTGGAACAGGATTATTATAACTTTGAGGCGCTTAACCTGCCGAAGAGCCACCCGGCACGAGATATGCAGGATTCTTTCTATATCACAGATGAGATCTTAATGCGTACACACACTTCCCCAGTACAAGCCCGTACATTGGAGAAGCATGAAGGAAAAGGCCCGGTTAAAATCATTTGCCCAGGTAAAGTGTACCGCCGTGATAATGATGATGCGACACACTCTCACCAATTCATGCAAATTGAGGGGCTTGTCGTGGATGAGAACATCACGATGGCTGACTTAAACGGAACGTTAGAAGTATTCGCGAAGAAATTCTTCGGTGAAGACCGTGAAATCCGCCTTCGCCCAAGCTTCTTCCCATTCACAGAGCCTTCCGTTGAGATGGATATCTCCTGCAAAATCTGCGGCGGCAAAGGCTGCTCCGTATGTAAGGGAACAGGCTGGATTGAGATCTTAGGCGGCGGTATGGTGCATCCGAACGTCCTTGAGATGGCTGGCTTTGATTCCAGCAAATACACTGGATTTGCCTTTGGTATGGGTGTAGAGCGTATTGCGATGCTGAAATATGGCATTGATGACATTCGCCATTTCTATACAAATGATGTTCGTTTCACCAGCCAGTTTCACTGCCACGAGTAA
- the pheT gene encoding phenylalanine--tRNA ligase subunit beta — protein MFVSYKWLQEYVDLDGISAQELAEKITRSGIEVEGVEAPAESITNVVIGHVLQKEQHPNADKLSVCQVDVGEEEPIQIVCGAPNVAAGQKVPVARVGAVLPGNFKIKKSKLRGEASNGMICSLQELGIEAKVVAKEYATGIFVFPSDVVPGTNALEVLGLDDAILELGLTPNRSDCLSMLGVAYEVAAILGKEVKLPEAVVSGSEEKASDYISIKVEAKEQNPLYIAKVIKDVKIGPSPLWLQSILMKSGIRPHNNVVDVTNYILLEYGQPLHSFDYDRLGSKEIVVRMAHEGEKLVTLDEAERTLTPDHLVITNGKEPIALAGVMGGANSEVVDETTTVLLEAAYFAGGPVRKASKDFGLRSEASARFEKGVDPNRVRAAGDRAAAMIAELAGGTVLDGYAEVNELTVEPAVVSITLGKINKVLGTELQVSDVEDILSRLQFEVKTEGEEFVITVPTRRGDITIPEDIIEEVARLYGYDNLPKTLPVGESKPGLLTDYQLKRRIVRRYLEGSGLMQNVTYSLTSEEKASMYALDKRESIRLAMPMSEERSTLRMSLLPGLLDVVKYNVARQMDSVAVYETGGVFLKTSSDELPEEKEHLAGAVTGLWNANLWQGEKKPVDFFVVKGILEGLFRQLGVSERIEWKQAVRADLHPGRTADILLDGEVIGFAGQVHPKVEKKEDLKATYVFELSLHALLNAETNEIQYTAIPRFPSITRDIALVVDKDVVAGEMSAIIKEAGGKLLKEVHLFDLYEGERMEEGKKSLAFSLKYFDPEKTLTDEEVTKAHGKVLYAVEEKGASLRG, from the coding sequence ATGTTCGTATCATATAAATGGTTACAAGAGTATGTTGATTTAGATGGAATCAGCGCACAGGAATTAGCAGAGAAAATTACCCGCAGCGGGATTGAAGTAGAGGGTGTGGAAGCACCGGCAGAATCCATTACGAATGTCGTGATTGGTCATGTTCTGCAGAAAGAACAGCATCCAAATGCAGATAAATTAAGTGTCTGCCAGGTAGATGTCGGCGAAGAGGAGCCAATCCAAATCGTTTGCGGCGCACCAAATGTCGCAGCAGGCCAAAAAGTGCCGGTTGCCCGTGTGGGAGCGGTACTTCCAGGCAATTTTAAAATCAAGAAAAGCAAGCTTCGCGGGGAAGCATCCAACGGAATGATCTGCTCCCTTCAAGAGCTTGGCATCGAAGCGAAGGTTGTCGCGAAGGAATATGCAACAGGCATCTTTGTATTCCCGAGTGATGTCGTTCCTGGAACGAATGCGCTTGAAGTGCTTGGTCTAGATGATGCAATCCTTGAGCTGGGGCTTACGCCAAACCGTTCTGACTGCTTGAGCATGCTTGGTGTCGCGTATGAAGTGGCAGCCATCCTCGGCAAAGAAGTGAAGCTTCCAGAGGCAGTTGTATCCGGTTCTGAGGAAAAGGCATCTGATTACATCTCTATCAAGGTAGAAGCGAAGGAACAAAATCCTTTATACATTGCAAAAGTGATCAAGGATGTCAAAATTGGGCCATCTCCATTATGGCTGCAATCCATCCTGATGAAGAGCGGCATCCGCCCGCATAATAATGTCGTTGACGTGACGAACTATATTCTTCTTGAATACGGCCAGCCGCTTCATTCCTTTGACTATGATCGTCTTGGTTCAAAAGAGATCGTTGTACGCATGGCACATGAGGGCGAGAAGCTCGTAACACTTGATGAGGCAGAACGTACGCTTACACCAGATCATTTAGTGATCACAAACGGCAAAGAGCCAATTGCCCTTGCAGGTGTCATGGGCGGAGCAAACTCTGAGGTTGTGGATGAAACGACAACGGTTCTGCTTGAAGCAGCCTACTTCGCTGGCGGCCCAGTGCGTAAAGCATCCAAAGATTTCGGCCTTCGTTCTGAAGCAAGTGCCCGCTTTGAAAAAGGGGTTGACCCGAACCGCGTTCGCGCTGCAGGAGACCGCGCTGCTGCAATGATTGCAGAGCTTGCAGGCGGAACTGTGCTTGACGGCTATGCAGAAGTCAATGAATTAACGGTTGAACCAGCCGTTGTCAGCATCACGCTTGGCAAAATCAATAAAGTCCTTGGTACAGAACTGCAAGTATCTGATGTGGAAGACATTCTCTCCCGCCTTCAGTTTGAAGTGAAGACAGAAGGAGAAGAGTTCGTTATCACGGTACCGACTCGCCGCGGCGATATCACGATTCCAGAAGATATCATTGAAGAAGTAGCCCGTCTATACGGATATGATAATCTTCCGAAAACATTGCCTGTCGGTGAATCAAAGCCAGGCCTGCTAACAGACTATCAATTGAAACGCCGCATCGTACGCCGTTATCTTGAAGGCTCCGGCTTAATGCAAAACGTGACGTACTCTCTCACATCAGAAGAGAAAGCTTCCATGTATGCGCTAGATAAACGCGAAAGCATCCGTCTTGCCATGCCAATGAGTGAAGAGAGAAGCACTCTTCGCATGAGCTTGCTTCCAGGTCTTCTGGATGTAGTGAAATACAATGTAGCCCGCCAAATGGACAGCGTTGCTGTATATGAAACAGGCGGTGTCTTCTTGAAAACAAGCAGTGATGAGCTTCCAGAAGAAAAAGAACATCTCGCTGGAGCGGTGACTGGTCTATGGAACGCTAACCTATGGCAAGGCGAGAAGAAACCAGTTGATTTCTTCGTTGTAAAAGGAATCCTTGAAGGCTTATTCCGTCAATTAGGCGTGAGCGAACGTATTGAGTGGAAGCAGGCTGTCAGAGCCGATCTGCACCCAGGACGCACAGCCGATATTCTTTTAGACGGTGAAGTCATTGGATTTGCCGGCCAAGTCCACCCGAAAGTGGAAAAGAAAGAAGACTTGAAAGCAACCTATGTATTCGAATTATCCCTTCATGCGCTATTAAACGCTGAAACAAACGAAATTCAATACACAGCTATCCCGCGCTTCCCATCCATCACACGCGACATCGCACTAGTCGTTGACAAGGATGTAGTTGCAGGAGAAATGAGCGCCATCATCAAAGAAGCAGGCGGTAAACTACTGAAAGAAGTCCACCTCTTCGATCTATATGAAGGCGAAAGAATGGAAGAAGGCAAAAAGTCACTCGCATTCTCCCTAAAATACTTCGACCCAGAAAAAACATTGACGGACGAAGAAGTAACGAAAGCCCATGGCAAAGTATTGTATGCTGTGGAAGAAAAAGGAGCATCGTTAAGAGGCTGA
- the rnhC gene encoding ribonuclease HIII: protein MSNTVIKVSNDTLYKMKDHYAASITANTPAGAVFSAKVNGATITAYKSGKVLFQGSNTTAEAKKWGSTGTAPAQKKSGSPFTKRNVSDHSYRPPGTINQLNIIGTDEAGTGDYFGPVTVAAAYVSSEHIRVLEDMGIRDSKTIKDPQILILGRKITEMIPYSLLVLRNEKYNQLQAKGYSQGKMKAMLHEQAINHLLGKLNDIKPDGILIDQFCEPGVYFRHTGTTGKREVPLYFSTKAESISTAVAAASVIARYAFLKHMDLLSEQAGVTIPKGAGSKVDDTAALIIAKKGEAALGPLAKMHFANTEKARQIVRKAGL, encoded by the coding sequence ATGTCCAATACCGTCATCAAGGTATCCAATGACACTCTCTATAAAATGAAAGACCACTATGCCGCTTCCATCACGGCGAATACACCTGCTGGCGCTGTGTTTTCAGCTAAAGTCAATGGTGCGACGATAACAGCCTATAAATCAGGGAAAGTATTATTTCAAGGCAGCAATACAACGGCTGAAGCGAAGAAATGGGGAAGTACGGGAACAGCACCTGCTCAAAAGAAAAGCGGCTCACCCTTCACTAAACGAAACGTCTCTGACCATTCATACCGTCCACCTGGCACGATTAATCAATTAAATATTATCGGGACAGATGAGGCCGGCACCGGCGACTACTTCGGACCTGTAACCGTCGCTGCTGCCTATGTTTCATCCGAGCATATCCGGGTGCTTGAGGATATGGGCATTCGTGATTCAAAAACGATCAAAGACCCGCAAATCCTCATTCTCGGCCGAAAGATCACGGAGATGATTCCATATAGCCTGCTCGTTTTGCGCAATGAAAAATACAATCAGCTGCAGGCGAAGGGCTATAGTCAGGGCAAGATGAAAGCGATGCTTCATGAGCAAGCCATCAACCATTTGCTCGGTAAATTGAACGACATCAAGCCCGACGGTATTCTCATTGACCAATTCTGCGAGCCTGGCGTTTATTTTCGCCATACTGGAACAACGGGAAAACGTGAAGTCCCGCTCTATTTCAGCACAAAAGCAGAAAGCATTTCTACTGCTGTTGCCGCTGCTTCAGTCATTGCCCGCTATGCCTTCTTAAAGCATATGGACTTATTGAGCGAACAGGCCGGCGTCACCATTCCAAAGGGAGCCGGCTCAAAGGTCGATGACACAGCTGCCCTAATCATCGCAAAAAAAGGCGAAGCCGCTTTAGGACCGCTCGCCAAAATGCATTTTGCCAATACAGAAAAAGCCCGCCAGATTGTGCGTAAGGCAGGCTTGTAA
- the zapA gene encoding cell division protein ZapA: protein MEAHTLSFQKNRVNVEIYGQQYTIVGDEATSHLRKVALSVDERMREIGQKNPGLDTTKLAVLTAVNAIHDYYKLLEKIEELELELNQEKK from the coding sequence ATGGAGGCACACACCTTGTCGTTTCAAAAAAACAGGGTCAACGTTGAGATATATGGACAACAATACACCATTGTAGGGGATGAGGCAACGTCCCACTTGCGTAAGGTCGCCCTTTCAGTGGATGAGAGAATGAGAGAAATCGGCCAAAAGAATCCGGGATTGGATACGACGAAATTGGCGGTTTTGACAGCGGTCAATGCCATTCACGATTATTATAAATTATTGGAGAAAATTGAAGAGTTGGAATTAGAATTAAATCAAGAGAAGAAATGA
- a CDS encoding CvpA family protein: MVTLIILFALLLGFFVGLRRGLILQTIHLVGFIIALIVARMFYKDLGDKLEMWVPFPSSDDGTLTMLFDAVHLDAAFYNAIAFLLIFILVKFALQMIGSMLDFLAQLPLLKQINKLAGGALGFVQTYLGIFILLYIAAMLPIGTLQEWIQGSFLAEAIILDTPFLSNWVTDLWFNPLS, from the coding sequence ATGGTTACATTAATTATACTGTTTGCTTTGTTGTTGGGATTCTTCGTTGGGTTAAGAAGAGGACTTATCCTCCAGACCATCCATTTGGTCGGCTTTATCATTGCCTTGATTGTCGCAAGGATGTTCTACAAGGATTTGGGAGATAAGCTGGAGATGTGGGTTCCATTCCCGTCCTCTGATGATGGAACGTTGACGATGCTGTTTGATGCCGTCCATCTTGATGCGGCGTTTTATAATGCGATTGCCTTCCTGCTGATATTTATCCTGGTGAAATTTGCGCTGCAAATGATTGGTTCAATGCTTGATTTCCTTGCCCAGCTGCCATTGTTAAAACAAATCAATAAATTGGCCGGCGGTGCTCTAGGCTTCGTACAAACCTATCTTGGGATCTTTATCCTACTTTATATCGCGGCAATGCTGCCAATCGGCACCCTGCAGGAATGGATTCAAGGGTCTTTCTTAGCGGAGGCTATTATCCTTGATACGCCATTTTTGTCCAATTGGGTAACGGATTTATGGTTTAATCCGCTGTCATGA
- the polX gene encoding DNA polymerase/3'-5' exonuclease PolX — MSVNKKDVIKLLETIATYMELKGENPFKVSAFRKAAQALEIDDRSITEIEDFTKLSGIGKGTAAVITEYLETGASEVLKELQEEVPKGLIPLLRLQGLGGKKIAKLYKELHITNAEELKAACEEGKVSALSGFGKKTEENILEAIKTMNTKPDRLPLAVMLPIVEDIESRLEGMKEIIRFSRAGSIRRGRETIKDLDFIIATNEPGKIKEAILAFEHIDHIVAAGDTKVSLALSYDHEIAVDFRMVKPEEFVTALHYFTGSKDHNVRLRQLAKDRGEKVSEYGVENLETGAVLTFEREEEMFAHFGLPFIPPELRQDGTEIEKFTKDYPLIQEEDIKGDLHMHTTWSDGAQTLREMVEACRAKGYRYMAITDHSQYLKVANGLTAERVRKQKEEIRKLNEEYDDIMILSGIEMDILPDGTLDFDDELLSELDLVIASIHSSFSQPQDMIMERLKTALMNKHVDIIAHPTGRVIGRRGGYDVDMDALIQLAAETNTALELNANPNRLDLAAKNVKKAQEAGVTIVINTDAHSMEMLDNMEVGIANAKRGWLKKETVLNARTEEQLLSFLNRND; from the coding sequence ATGAGCGTGAATAAAAAAGACGTCATTAAATTATTGGAAACGATTGCGACATATATGGAATTAAAGGGGGAGAACCCGTTTAAGGTATCTGCCTTCCGTAAGGCTGCACAGGCGTTGGAAATTGACGACCGGAGCATCACAGAAATCGAGGATTTTACCAAGCTATCCGGCATTGGCAAAGGCACGGCTGCGGTAATTACCGAGTATTTGGAGACAGGGGCCTCAGAAGTGCTGAAAGAGCTGCAGGAGGAGGTTCCAAAGGGATTGATTCCTCTCTTGAGGCTGCAAGGCCTAGGCGGCAAGAAAATTGCTAAGCTCTATAAGGAATTACATATCACGAATGCAGAAGAGCTGAAGGCTGCCTGTGAAGAAGGGAAAGTGTCCGCACTCTCAGGGTTCGGCAAGAAAACGGAGGAGAATATCTTAGAGGCTATCAAGACGATGAATACAAAGCCGGACAGGCTCCCTCTTGCTGTTATGCTTCCGATTGTGGAGGATATTGAAAGCCGGCTTGAAGGGATGAAGGAAATTATCCGTTTCTCCCGGGCTGGAAGTATCAGACGAGGCCGAGAGACTATTAAGGATCTGGATTTTATTATTGCCACAAATGAACCGGGCAAAATTAAAGAGGCAATTCTGGCATTTGAGCATATCGACCATATTGTTGCGGCCGGAGATACAAAGGTGTCACTCGCTCTTTCCTATGACCATGAGATTGCGGTTGACTTCCGGATGGTGAAACCGGAGGAATTTGTTACAGCTCTCCATTACTTTACCGGATCGAAGGACCATAATGTGAGATTGCGTCAATTGGCGAAAGACCGGGGAGAAAAGGTCAGTGAGTATGGGGTTGAGAACCTGGAAACAGGTGCTGTTTTGACCTTTGAACGGGAAGAGGAGATGTTCGCCCATTTCGGATTGCCGTTTATTCCGCCGGAGCTCAGACAGGATGGAACGGAAATCGAGAAGTTTACGAAGGATTATCCACTCATCCAGGAAGAGGATATTAAGGGAGACCTTCATATGCATACGACTTGGAGTGATGGTGCCCAGACGCTGCGTGAGATGGTGGAGGCCTGCCGTGCGAAGGGCTATCGCTATATGGCAATTACGGACCACTCCCAGTATTTAAAGGTAGCAAACGGGTTGACGGCTGAGCGAGTCAGGAAACAGAAAGAAGAGATTCGCAAGCTGAATGAAGAATATGATGATATCATGATTTTATCCGGGATTGAGATGGATATCCTGCCGGATGGAACGCTTGATTTCGATGATGAGCTTCTTAGTGAGCTCGATCTTGTGATTGCCTCTATCCATTCCTCCTTCTCACAGCCGCAGGATATGATTATGGAGCGGCTGAAGACTGCCCTCATGAATAAGCATGTAGACATCATCGCCCATCCGACTGGACGGGTGATTGGCAGACGTGGCGGGTATGATGTAGATATGGATGCATTGATTCAGCTGGCAGCTGAAACGAATACAGCGCTTGAATTGAATGCCAATCCAAATCGTCTTGACCTGGCAGCGAAAAATGTCAAAAAGGCACAGGAGGCAGGCGTCACAATTGTCATCAATACGGATGCCCACAGCATGGAAATGCTTGATAATATGGAAGTGGGCATCGCAAACGCCAAGAGGGGCTGGCTTAAGAAGGAGACAGTTCTGAATGCGCGTACGGAGGAACAACTGCTGTCATTTTTGAACCGGAATGACTGA